Within the [Enterobacter] lignolyticus SCF1 genome, the region GTTAAGTTGCACCAATCTACCACAGCGTTAGTAAAACAGTAGCCAAACCGCGCGGAAATCCATAATTTCATCACTATTACCGCTAAAGGAACCCATGATGACTAAGCCCACGCGACAGGTCGTAACCTGGTCGAAAAATGATGTAGAAATTATTGCACGGGAAACGCTATATCGCGGATTTTTTTCGTTAGATCTCTATCGCTTTCGTCATCGGCTGTTCAACGGCGAGATGAGCGGCGAGGTCAGGCGGGAAATTTTTGAGCGCGGTCATGCCGCAGTCTTGCTACCCTTTGACCCAGTGCGCGATGAAGTTGTGCTGGTCGAACAGATCCGTATCGCCGCTTACGACACCAGCGAGAGCCCCTGGCTGATGGAGATGGTCGCCGGGATGATCGAGGAAGGGGAAAGCGTCGAAGACGTCGCGCGCCGGGAGGCGGTGGAAGAGGCCGGGCTGCAGGTGGGGCGTATGCGCCATGTGTTGAGCTATCTGGCGAGCCCGGGGGGCACCAGCGAGCGCCTGACCATTAAGGTCGGCGAAGTGGACGCCACGACCGCCAGCGGAATTCACGGTCTGGCTGATGAAAACGAAGATATTCGC harbors:
- the nudF gene encoding ADP-ribose diphosphatase → MTKPTRQVVTWSKNDVEIIARETLYRGFFSLDLYRFRHRLFNGEMSGEVRREIFERGHAAVLLPFDPVRDEVVLVEQIRIAAYDTSESPWLMEMVAGMIEEGESVEDVARREAVEEAGLQVGRMRHVLSYLASPGGTSERLTIKVGEVDATTASGIHGLADENEDIRVHVVSREQAYQWVEEGKIDNAASVIALQWLQLHYQDLRNEWTK